One Onychomys torridus chromosome 17, mOncTor1.1, whole genome shotgun sequence genomic window carries:
- the Hand2 gene encoding heart- and neural crest derivatives-expressed protein 2 gives MSLVGGFPHHPVVHHEGYPFAAAAAAAAAAAASRCSHEENPYFHGWLIGHPEMSPPDYSMALSYSPEYASGAAGLDHSHYGGVPPGAGPPGLGGPRPVKRRGTANRKERRRTQSINSAFAELRECIPNVPADTKLSKIKTLRLATSYIAYLMDLLAKDDQNGEAEAFKAEIKKTDVKEEKRKKELNEILKSTVSSNDKKTKGRTGWPQHVWALELKQ, from the exons ATGAGTCTGGTGGGGGGCTTCCCCCACCACCCCGTGGTGCACCATGAGGGCTACCCgttcgccgccgccgccgccgccgccgccgctgccgccgccagcCGCTGCAGCCACGAGGAGAACCCCTACTTCCACGGCTGGCTAATTGGCCACCCGGAGATGTCGCCCCCCGACTACAGCATGGCCCTGTCCTACAGCCCTGAGTATGCCAGCGGCGCCGCCGGCCTGGACCACTCCCATTATGGGGGAGTGCCGCCCGGTGCGGGGCCTCCGGGCCTGGGGGGGCCGCGCCCGGTGAAGCGCCGGGGTACCGCCAACCGCAAGGAGCGGCGCAGGACTCAGAGCATCAACAGCGCCTTCGCCGAGCTGCGCGAGTGCATCCCCAACGTGCCCGCCGACACCAAACTCTCCAAAATCAAGACACTGCGCCTGGCCACCAGCTACATCGCCTACCTCATGGATCTGCTGGCCAAGGACGACCAGAACGGCGAGGCGGAGGCCTTCAAGGCGGAGATCAAGAAGACCGAcgtgaaggaggagaagaggaagaaagagctg AACGAAATCTTGAAAAGCACAGTGAGCAGCAACGATAAGAAAACCAAGGGCCGGACAGGCTGGCCGCAGCACGTCTGGGCCCTGGAACTCAAgcagtga